From a single Hippoglossus stenolepis isolate QCI-W04-F060 chromosome 2, HSTE1.2, whole genome shotgun sequence genomic region:
- the pds5a gene encoding sister chromatid cohesion protein PDS5 homolog A isoform X1, whose protein sequence is MEFPQQQKPAGDGKITYPPGVKEITDKISNDEVVKRLKMVVKTYMDMDQDSEEEKQQYLNLALHLASEFFLRNPNKDVRLLVACCLADIFRIYAPEAPYTSHDKLKDIFLFITRQLKGLEDTKSPQFNRYFYLLENLAWVKSYNICFELEDCNEIFIQLFKSLFTVINNSHNQKVQMHMMDLMSSIIMEGDGVTQELLDTILINLIPAHKNLNKQAYDLAKTLLKRTVQTIETCIANFFNQVLVMGKSSVSDLSEHVFDLIQELFAIDPMLLTSVMPQLEFKLKSNDGEERLAVVRLLAKLFGAKDSELASQNRPLWQCFLGRFNDIHVPVRLECVKFASHCLMNHPDLARDLTEFLKVRSHDPEEAIRHDVIVTIINAGKKDLNLVNDQLLGFVRERTLDKRWRVRKEAMMGLAQLYKKYCLHHEAGKECAQKISWIKDKLLHIYYQNSIDDKLLVEKIFAQYMVPHSLDTEEKMKCLYYLYACLDTNAVKALNEMWKCQNMLRGLVKELLDLHKLPLSEANNNAMFGKLMSIAKNLPDAGKAQDFMKRFNQVLGEDEKLRVQLEMLISPTCSCKQAEICVREITRKLTFPKQPTNPFLEMVKFLLERIAPVHIDSEAISALVKLLNKSTEGTADDDEEGVTPDTAIRSGLELLKVLSFTHPTAFHSAETYESLLQCLKMEDDKVAEAAIQIFRNTGQKIEAELQQIKSTLIPILHQKAKRGTPHQAKQAVHCIHAIFNNKEVQLAQIFEPLSRSLNADVPEQLITPLVSLGHISMLAPDQFASPMKSIVANFIVKDLLMNDRSVGNKNGKLWTTDEEVSPEVLAKVQAIKLLVRWLLGMKNNQSKSANSTLRLLSAMLVSEGDLTEQKKISKSDMSRLRLAAGGAIMKLAQELCYHDIITPEQFQLCGLVINDECYQVRQIFAQKLHLALVKLVLPLEYLAVFALCAKDPVKERRAHARQCLLKNISVRREFIKQNPIAQEKLISLLPEYVVPYMIHLLAHDPDFTKPQEYDQLKDIKECLWFMLEVLMTKNENNSHAFLRKMVENIKQTKDAQCPEDVKANEKLYIVCDVALFVIANKSTACHLDSPKDPVLPPKFFILQDKDFKNDKEYLLTEMRQMLLSGKPKPAPVLATVNKPLTVPGRRIFTKATPVSDTASNTSTNSSPLSSSTINKNSNAAIESSESRVQENNENPTIKNNEGKKEEPSQNATPDAGTEASPVKRRGRPPKTAATPGAEKKEAGAPTVGGAGRGRKRAADSNPSAESVNIKMSKQQQQQNDEGTKRQIDLQSRWPFVSSESEKVRKREPGKDTGRAAVGTVAHLLGSEGDTEMEPESSPEGVTCDRKNIERCPLTQEQTSGAARSNKDNQGDARFPSRGEPNSGERAGGLAVKRKPVKGKSRL, encoded by the exons ATGGAGTTCCCGCAACAGCAGAAACCGGCGGGGGACGGAAAGATCACCTACCCTCCTGGAGTAAAAGAGATCACGGATAAAATCAGCAACGATGAGGTGGTCAAGCGATTGAAG ATGGTGGTGAAGACCTACATGGACATGGATCAAGACTCTGAAGAGGAAAAGCAACAGTATCTCAACCTAGCACTCCATCTCGCTTCAGAGTTCTTCCTCAGGAACCCAAACAAAGATGTACGGCTACTGGTGGCCTGCTGTCTGGCTGACATCTTCAGGATCTATGCTCCTGAGGCCCCCTACACCTCCCACGACAAACTCAAG GACATCTTCCTTTTCATCACCAGACAACTGAAGGGGCTGGAAGACACCAAGAGCCCTCAGTTCAACAGATACTTCTACCTGCTGGAA aaCCTGGCATGGGTGAAGTCATACAACATATGTTTTGAACTGGAGGACTGCAATGAGATCTTCATCCAGCTTTTTAAATCACTCTTCACTGTCATCAA TAACAGCCACAACCAGAAGGTTCAGATGCACATGATGGACCTGATGAGTTCTATCATCATGGAGGGAGACGGAGTCACACAGGAGCTGCTGGATACCATCCTTATTAACCTCATCCCTGCACACAAA AATTTGAACAAGCAAGCATACGACCTTGCCAAGACTCTTCTGAAGCGAACTGTCCAGACCATAGAGACGTGCATCGCAAAT TTCTTCAATCAGGTTTTAGTGATGGGCAAGTCATCAGTCAGTGACCTATCAGAGCACGTCTTTGACCTCATCCAGGAGCTGTTTGCCATCGACCCAATGCTGCTTACCTCTGTCATGCCACAGCTGGAGTTCAAACTTAAG AGCAATGACGGCGAGGAGCGTCTGGCTGTTGTACGGTTGCTAGCTAAGTTGTTTGGGGCCAAAGACTCGGAGCTGGCTTCACAGAACAGACCACTGTGGCAGTGCTTCTTAGGACG GTTCAATGACATCCACGTTCCAGTGAGGCTAGAGTGTGTAAAGTTTGCCAGTCACTGCCTCATGAACCACCCAGACCTGGCCAGAGACCTAACAG AGTTCTTAAAGGTGCGTTCCCATGACCCAGAGGAAGCCATCCGTCATGATGTCATTGTGACAATCATCAATGCTGGAAAGAAAGACCTCAACTTGGTCAACGACCAGCTGTTGGGCTTTGTACGGGAAAGGACTTTGGACAAGAGG TGGCGCGTGCGTAAGGAGGCCATGATGGGCCTCGCTCAGCTTTATAAGAAATACTGTCTACACCACGAGGCCGGGAAGGAGTGTGCTCAGAAGATCAGCTGGATTAAAGACAAGCTGCTGCACATATATTATCAGAACAGCATAGATGACAA GTTATTAGTTGAGAAGATCTTTGCCCAGTACATGGTCCCTCACAGCctggacacagaggagaagatgaagtgTCTCTACTACCTGTACGCCTGCCTGGACACAAATGCTGTCAA GGCTCTGAATGAGATGTGGAAGTGTCAGAACATGCTCCGAGGCCTCGTCAAAGAGCTGCTGGACCTTCACAAGCTGCCATTG TCTGAGGCCAATAACAACGCCATGTTTGGGAAGTTGATGAGTATTGCCA AGAACCTGCCGGATGCAGGAAAGGCTCAGGACTTCATGAAGAGGTTCAACCAGGTTCTCGGTGAGGACGAGAAGCTCAGAGTGCAGCTGGAGATGCTCATCAGCCCGACCTGCTCCTGCAAACAGGCTGAGATCTGTGTG AGGGAGATCACTCGTAAGCTGACGTTCCCCAAACAGCCCACCAACCCCTTCCTGGAGATGGTCAAGTTCCTGCTGGAGCGAATTGCTCCCGTCCACATCGACTCTGAGGCCATCAG TGCTCTGGTGAAGCTGCTGAACAAGTCCACTGAGGGCACAGCTGATGATGACGAGGAGGGTGTTACCCCTGACACAGCCATCCGCTCGGGCCTGGAGCTCCTCAAG GTCCTGTCATTTACCCACCCCACAGCGTTCCACTCAGCAGAGACCTACGAGTCTCTGCTACAGTGTTTGAAGATGGAGGATGACAAAGTGGCAGAGGCAGCGATACAGATTTTCAGAAACACTGGACAAAAGATCGAGGCGGAGTTACAACAGATAAAATC GACGCTGATTCCCATCCTGCATCAGAAAGCAAAGCGTGGAACACCTCACCAGGCCAAGCAGGCTGTCCACTGTATCCATGCCATCTTTAACAACAAGGAAGTGCAGCTGGCACAGATTTTTGAG CCTCTGTCACGTAGTCTGAACGCAGACGTCCCAGAACAGCTCATCACTCCCCTCGTGTCACTTGGCCACATCTCCATGCTGGCCCCAGATCAGTTTGCTTCACCAATGAAGTCCATTGTGGCTAACTTCATCGTGAAGGACCTGCTCATGAATGACAGA TCGGTGGGAAACAAGAATGGTAAGCTGTGGACCACTGATGAGGAAGTCTCACCTGAAGTTCTAGCTAAG GTGCAGGCCATCAAGCTGCTGGTGCGTTGGTTATTAGGAATGAAGAACAACCAATCCAAGTCGGCAAACTCCACCCTCCGTCTGCTGTCGGCCATGTTGGTCAGCGAGGGAGACCTCACAGAGCAGAAGAAGATCAG TAAATCAGACATGTCTCGCCTGAGGCTGGCCGCAGGTGGAGCCATTATGAAGTTAGCCCAGGAGCTGTGTtaccatgacatcatcacaccTGAACAGTTTCAGCTCTGCGGCCTTGTAATCAAT GATGAGTGCTACCAGGTTCGTCAGATCTTTGCTCAGAAGCTGCACCTGGCTCTTGTCAAACTGGTGCTTCCCCTCGAGTACTTGGCGGTGTTTGCCCTGTGTGCCAAGGACCCGGTGAAGGAGCGCCGCGCCCACGCCCGACAGTGCCTCCTCAAAAACATCTCCGTCCGCAGAGAGTTCATCAAACAAAACCCGATCGCTCAGG aaAAACTCATCTCCCTCCTTCCTGAGTATGTCGTTCCCTATATGATCCACCTTCTGGCTCATGACCCAGACTTCACAAAACCACAGGAGTATGATCAGCTCAAAGACATCAAAGA ATGCCTGTGGTTCATGCTGGAAGTGCTGATGACAAAGAACGAGAACAACAGTCACGCCTTTCTTAGGAAGATGGTGGAGAACATCAAACAGACCAAGGATGCACAGTGTCCTGAGGATGTAAAGGCCaatgag aaGCTGTATATCGTCTGTGATGTCGCTCTCTTCGTCATCGCCAACAAGAGCACTGCATGTCACCTGGATTCTCCAAAAGACCCTGTCTTACCTCCCAAGTTCTTCATCCTACAAGACAAG GACTTCAAAAATGATAAAGAGTATCTGTTGACAGAGATGAGACAAATGCTGCTCAGTGGGAAG CCTAAACCAGCTCCAGTGTTGGCGACTGTGAACAAACCTCTGACGGTACCAGGGAGGCGGATCTTCACTAAGGCCACCCCAGTCTCAGACACAGCCAGTAACACCAGCACCAACTCCTCTCCCCTGAGCTCCTCAACCATCAACAAGAACAG CAACGCTGCCATCGAGTCATCAGAGAGCCGAGTACAGGAAAACAATGAGAACCCAACGATCAAGAACAACGAGGGGAAGAAG GAGGAGCCGAGTCAAAATGCAACCCCCGATGCTGGGACAGAAGCGTCGCCTGTGAAGAGACGTGGTCGTCCACCTAAAACAGCTGCCACTCCTGGAGCTGAAAAGAAGGAAGCAGGGGCACCGACAGTGGGTGGAGctggcagaggcaggaagagagCGGCGGACTCCAACCCGTCTGCAGAATCCGTCAATATCAAGAtgtcaaaacagcagcagcagcagaacgaCGAAGGGACAAAGAGACAGATTGACTTACAGAG TAGGTGGCCATTTGTgagcagtgagagtgaaaaAGTGAGAAAGAGGGAGCCAGGAAAGGACACAGGGAGAGCAGCTGTAGGGACAGTTGCCCACCTCCTGGGCAGCGAGGGGGACACAGAGATGGAGCCTGAGTCCAGCCCTGAGGGTGTAACCTGTGACAGGAAGAACATAGAGAGATGCCCCCTCACACAAGAACAGACCAGCGGTGCAGCCAGGTCCAACAAAGACAACCAGGGAGATGCCAGGTTCCCAAGCAGGGGAGAGCCCAACAGTGGAGAGAGGGCAGGCGGACTGGCA GTAAAGAGAAAACCGGTGAAGGGGAAATCAAGACTGTAG
- the ube2kb gene encoding ubiquitin-conjugating enzyme E2Kb (UBC1 homolog, yeast) isoform X1, which yields MANIAVQRIKREFKEVLKSEETSKNQIKVDLVDENFTELRGEIAGPPDTPYEGGRYQLEIKIPETYPFNPPKVRFISRIWHPNISSVTGAICLDILKDQWAAAMTLRTVLLSLQALLAAAEPDDPQDAVVAHQYKQNPEMFKQTARLWSHFYAGAPVPNPEYTRKIDKLCAMGFDKNAVIAALSSKSWDVETATELLLSN from the exons ATGGCTAACATCGCGGTCCAGCGGATCAAGCGGGAGTTTAAAGAAGTTCTCAAGAGCGAGGAG ACGAGTAAAAACCAGATCAAAGTAGATCTGGTGGACGAGAACTTCACGGAGCTGCGGGGGGAGATCGCAGGTCCTCCAGACACACCGTACGAAG GTGGCAGATATCAGCTTGAAATAAAAATCCCAGAAACTTATCCTTTTAATCCACCAAAG GTGCGTTTCATCAGTAGGATCTGGCACCCGAATATCAGTTCTGTGACGGGAGCTATATGTCTGGACATTTTAAAAGACCAGTG GGCAGCTGCGATGACGCTGCGAACAGTGCTGTTGTCTCTACAGGCTCTACTTGCTGCGGCGGAACCAGACGACCCACAGGATGCAGTAGTAGCCCATCAG tatAAGCAGAACCCAGAAATGTTCAAACAGACTGCGAGACTGTGGTCTCACTTCTACGCTGGTGCTCCCGTCCCCAATCCTGAATACACCCGTAAAATAGACAAACTCTGTGCCATGGGCTTTGATAAG AATGCAGTAATAGCGGCCTTGTCCTCAAAATCCTGGGACGTGGAAACGGCGACAGAGCTCCTCCTCAGCAATTGA
- the ube2kb gene encoding ubiquitin-conjugating enzyme E2Kb (UBC1 homolog, yeast) isoform X2, with protein MTLRTVLLSLQALLAAAEPDDPQDAVVAHQYKQNPEMFKQTARLWSHFYAGAPVPNPEYTRKIDKLCAMGFDKNAVIAALSSKSWDVETATELLLSN; from the exons ATGACGCTGCGAACAGTGCTGTTGTCTCTACAGGCTCTACTTGCTGCGGCGGAACCAGACGACCCACAGGATGCAGTAGTAGCCCATCAG tatAAGCAGAACCCAGAAATGTTCAAACAGACTGCGAGACTGTGGTCTCACTTCTACGCTGGTGCTCCCGTCCCCAATCCTGAATACACCCGTAAAATAGACAAACTCTGTGCCATGGGCTTTGATAAG AATGCAGTAATAGCGGCCTTGTCCTCAAAATCCTGGGACGTGGAAACGGCGACAGAGCTCCTCCTCAGCAATTGA
- the pds5a gene encoding sister chromatid cohesion protein PDS5 homolog A isoform X2, protein MEFPQQQKPAGDGKITYPPGVKEITDKISNDEVVKRLKMVVKTYMDMDQDSEEEKQQYLNLALHLASEFFLRNPNKDVRLLVACCLADIFRIYAPEAPYTSHDKLKDIFLFITRQLKGLEDTKSPQFNRYFYLLENLAWVKSYNICFELEDCNEIFIQLFKSLFTVINNSHNQKVQMHMMDLMSSIIMEGDGVTQELLDTILINLIPAHKNLNKQAYDLAKTLLKRTVQTIETCIANFFNQVLVMGKSSVSDLSEHVFDLIQELFAIDPMLLTSVMPQLEFKLKSNDGEERLAVVRLLAKLFGAKDSELASQNRPLWQCFLGRFNDIHVPVRLECVKFASHCLMNHPDLARDLTEFLKVRSHDPEEAIRHDVIVTIINAGKKDLNLVNDQLLGFVRERTLDKRWRVRKEAMMGLAQLYKKYCLHHEAGKECAQKISWIKDKLLHIYYQNSIDDKLLVEKIFAQYMVPHSLDTEEKMKCLYYLYACLDTNAVKALNEMWKCQNMLRGLVKELLDLHKLPLSEANNNAMFGKLMSIAKNLPDAGKAQDFMKRFNQVLGEDEKLRVQLEMLISPTCSCKQAEICVREITRKLTFPKQPTNPFLEMVKFLLERIAPVHIDSEAISALVKLLNKSTEGTADDDEEGVTPDTAIRSGLELLKVLSFTHPTAFHSAETYESLLQCLKMEDDKVAEAAIQIFRNTGQKIEAELQQIKSTLIPILHQKAKRGTPHQAKQAVHCIHAIFNNKEVQLAQIFEPLSRSLNADVPEQLITPLVSLGHISMLAPDQFASPMKSIVANFIVKDLLMNDRSVGNKNGKLWTTDEEVSPEVLAKVQAIKLLVRWLLGMKNNQSKSANSTLRLLSAMLVSEGDLTEQKKISKSDMSRLRLAAGGAIMKLAQELCYHDIITPEQFQLCGLVINDECYQVRQIFAQKLHLALVKLVLPLEYLAVFALCAKDPVKERRAHARQCLLKNISVRREFIKQNPIAQEKLISLLPEYVVPYMIHLLAHDPDFTKPQEYDQLKDIKECLWFMLEVLMTKNENNSHAFLRKMVENIKQTKDAQCPEDVKANEKLYIVCDVALFVIANKSTACHLDSPKDPVLPPKFFILQDKDFKNDKEYLLTEMRQMLLSGKPKPAPVLATVNKPLTVPGRRIFTKATPVSDTASNTSTNSSPLSSSTINKNSNAAIESSESRVQENNENPTIKNNEGKKEEPSQNATPDAGTEASPVKRRGRPPKTAATPGAEKKEAGAPTVGGAGRGRKRAADSNPSAESVNIKMSKQQQQQNDEGTKRQIDLQR, encoded by the exons ATGGAGTTCCCGCAACAGCAGAAACCGGCGGGGGACGGAAAGATCACCTACCCTCCTGGAGTAAAAGAGATCACGGATAAAATCAGCAACGATGAGGTGGTCAAGCGATTGAAG ATGGTGGTGAAGACCTACATGGACATGGATCAAGACTCTGAAGAGGAAAAGCAACAGTATCTCAACCTAGCACTCCATCTCGCTTCAGAGTTCTTCCTCAGGAACCCAAACAAAGATGTACGGCTACTGGTGGCCTGCTGTCTGGCTGACATCTTCAGGATCTATGCTCCTGAGGCCCCCTACACCTCCCACGACAAACTCAAG GACATCTTCCTTTTCATCACCAGACAACTGAAGGGGCTGGAAGACACCAAGAGCCCTCAGTTCAACAGATACTTCTACCTGCTGGAA aaCCTGGCATGGGTGAAGTCATACAACATATGTTTTGAACTGGAGGACTGCAATGAGATCTTCATCCAGCTTTTTAAATCACTCTTCACTGTCATCAA TAACAGCCACAACCAGAAGGTTCAGATGCACATGATGGACCTGATGAGTTCTATCATCATGGAGGGAGACGGAGTCACACAGGAGCTGCTGGATACCATCCTTATTAACCTCATCCCTGCACACAAA AATTTGAACAAGCAAGCATACGACCTTGCCAAGACTCTTCTGAAGCGAACTGTCCAGACCATAGAGACGTGCATCGCAAAT TTCTTCAATCAGGTTTTAGTGATGGGCAAGTCATCAGTCAGTGACCTATCAGAGCACGTCTTTGACCTCATCCAGGAGCTGTTTGCCATCGACCCAATGCTGCTTACCTCTGTCATGCCACAGCTGGAGTTCAAACTTAAG AGCAATGACGGCGAGGAGCGTCTGGCTGTTGTACGGTTGCTAGCTAAGTTGTTTGGGGCCAAAGACTCGGAGCTGGCTTCACAGAACAGACCACTGTGGCAGTGCTTCTTAGGACG GTTCAATGACATCCACGTTCCAGTGAGGCTAGAGTGTGTAAAGTTTGCCAGTCACTGCCTCATGAACCACCCAGACCTGGCCAGAGACCTAACAG AGTTCTTAAAGGTGCGTTCCCATGACCCAGAGGAAGCCATCCGTCATGATGTCATTGTGACAATCATCAATGCTGGAAAGAAAGACCTCAACTTGGTCAACGACCAGCTGTTGGGCTTTGTACGGGAAAGGACTTTGGACAAGAGG TGGCGCGTGCGTAAGGAGGCCATGATGGGCCTCGCTCAGCTTTATAAGAAATACTGTCTACACCACGAGGCCGGGAAGGAGTGTGCTCAGAAGATCAGCTGGATTAAAGACAAGCTGCTGCACATATATTATCAGAACAGCATAGATGACAA GTTATTAGTTGAGAAGATCTTTGCCCAGTACATGGTCCCTCACAGCctggacacagaggagaagatgaagtgTCTCTACTACCTGTACGCCTGCCTGGACACAAATGCTGTCAA GGCTCTGAATGAGATGTGGAAGTGTCAGAACATGCTCCGAGGCCTCGTCAAAGAGCTGCTGGACCTTCACAAGCTGCCATTG TCTGAGGCCAATAACAACGCCATGTTTGGGAAGTTGATGAGTATTGCCA AGAACCTGCCGGATGCAGGAAAGGCTCAGGACTTCATGAAGAGGTTCAACCAGGTTCTCGGTGAGGACGAGAAGCTCAGAGTGCAGCTGGAGATGCTCATCAGCCCGACCTGCTCCTGCAAACAGGCTGAGATCTGTGTG AGGGAGATCACTCGTAAGCTGACGTTCCCCAAACAGCCCACCAACCCCTTCCTGGAGATGGTCAAGTTCCTGCTGGAGCGAATTGCTCCCGTCCACATCGACTCTGAGGCCATCAG TGCTCTGGTGAAGCTGCTGAACAAGTCCACTGAGGGCACAGCTGATGATGACGAGGAGGGTGTTACCCCTGACACAGCCATCCGCTCGGGCCTGGAGCTCCTCAAG GTCCTGTCATTTACCCACCCCACAGCGTTCCACTCAGCAGAGACCTACGAGTCTCTGCTACAGTGTTTGAAGATGGAGGATGACAAAGTGGCAGAGGCAGCGATACAGATTTTCAGAAACACTGGACAAAAGATCGAGGCGGAGTTACAACAGATAAAATC GACGCTGATTCCCATCCTGCATCAGAAAGCAAAGCGTGGAACACCTCACCAGGCCAAGCAGGCTGTCCACTGTATCCATGCCATCTTTAACAACAAGGAAGTGCAGCTGGCACAGATTTTTGAG CCTCTGTCACGTAGTCTGAACGCAGACGTCCCAGAACAGCTCATCACTCCCCTCGTGTCACTTGGCCACATCTCCATGCTGGCCCCAGATCAGTTTGCTTCACCAATGAAGTCCATTGTGGCTAACTTCATCGTGAAGGACCTGCTCATGAATGACAGA TCGGTGGGAAACAAGAATGGTAAGCTGTGGACCACTGATGAGGAAGTCTCACCTGAAGTTCTAGCTAAG GTGCAGGCCATCAAGCTGCTGGTGCGTTGGTTATTAGGAATGAAGAACAACCAATCCAAGTCGGCAAACTCCACCCTCCGTCTGCTGTCGGCCATGTTGGTCAGCGAGGGAGACCTCACAGAGCAGAAGAAGATCAG TAAATCAGACATGTCTCGCCTGAGGCTGGCCGCAGGTGGAGCCATTATGAAGTTAGCCCAGGAGCTGTGTtaccatgacatcatcacaccTGAACAGTTTCAGCTCTGCGGCCTTGTAATCAAT GATGAGTGCTACCAGGTTCGTCAGATCTTTGCTCAGAAGCTGCACCTGGCTCTTGTCAAACTGGTGCTTCCCCTCGAGTACTTGGCGGTGTTTGCCCTGTGTGCCAAGGACCCGGTGAAGGAGCGCCGCGCCCACGCCCGACAGTGCCTCCTCAAAAACATCTCCGTCCGCAGAGAGTTCATCAAACAAAACCCGATCGCTCAGG aaAAACTCATCTCCCTCCTTCCTGAGTATGTCGTTCCCTATATGATCCACCTTCTGGCTCATGACCCAGACTTCACAAAACCACAGGAGTATGATCAGCTCAAAGACATCAAAGA ATGCCTGTGGTTCATGCTGGAAGTGCTGATGACAAAGAACGAGAACAACAGTCACGCCTTTCTTAGGAAGATGGTGGAGAACATCAAACAGACCAAGGATGCACAGTGTCCTGAGGATGTAAAGGCCaatgag aaGCTGTATATCGTCTGTGATGTCGCTCTCTTCGTCATCGCCAACAAGAGCACTGCATGTCACCTGGATTCTCCAAAAGACCCTGTCTTACCTCCCAAGTTCTTCATCCTACAAGACAAG GACTTCAAAAATGATAAAGAGTATCTGTTGACAGAGATGAGACAAATGCTGCTCAGTGGGAAG CCTAAACCAGCTCCAGTGTTGGCGACTGTGAACAAACCTCTGACGGTACCAGGGAGGCGGATCTTCACTAAGGCCACCCCAGTCTCAGACACAGCCAGTAACACCAGCACCAACTCCTCTCCCCTGAGCTCCTCAACCATCAACAAGAACAG CAACGCTGCCATCGAGTCATCAGAGAGCCGAGTACAGGAAAACAATGAGAACCCAACGATCAAGAACAACGAGGGGAAGAAG GAGGAGCCGAGTCAAAATGCAACCCCCGATGCTGGGACAGAAGCGTCGCCTGTGAAGAGACGTGGTCGTCCACCTAAAACAGCTGCCACTCCTGGAGCTGAAAAGAAGGAAGCAGGGGCACCGACAGTGGGTGGAGctggcagaggcaggaagagagCGGCGGACTCCAACCCGTCTGCAGAATCCGTCAATATCAAGAtgtcaaaacagcagcagcagcagaacgaCGAAGGGACAAAGAGACAGATTGACTTACAGAG GTAA